In Drosophila simulans strain w501 chromosome 3R, Prin_Dsim_3.1, whole genome shotgun sequence, a single window of DNA contains:
- the LOC6729519 gene encoding transmembrane emp24 domain-containing protein bai — MARAAFIVCLLMACAWSSHAVMFKLSPNTQKCLKEDIQANQLVMGEYEVSDVPGQIIDYIARDTKGHILSQKEHITKGKFSFMSEVYETYEICFISKVPAHQRGVVQEVSLLTKKGVETKSYEGIGEASKLKPLEVDLKRLEDLSDSIVRDFVLMRKREEEMRDTNEKTNSRVLFFSIFSMCCLLGLATWQVLYLRRYFKAKKLIE, encoded by the exons ATGGCGAGGGCGGCTTTTATTGTGTGCCTACTGATGGCCTGTGCCTGGAGCAGCCATGCGGTGATGTTCAAGCTGTCGCCGAACACCCAGAAGTGCCTCAAGGAAGACATCCAGGCGAACCAACTGGTTATGGGCGAGTACGAAGTTTCCGACGTACCCGGCCAGATCATCGACTACATT GCACGCGACACCAAGGGACACATCCTGTCGCAGAAGGAGCACATCACCAAGGGCAAGTTCAGCTTCATGTCCGAGGTGTACGAGACGTACGAAATCTGCTTCATATCCAAAGTTCCTGCAC ATCAACGCGGCGTTGTACAGGAAGTATCGCTCTTGACCAAAAAGGGAGTGGAGACCAAGAGCTACGAAGGC ATTGGCGAAGCATCCAAACTGAAGCCCCTTGAAGTTGATCTTAAGCGTTTGGAGGATCTCTCCGACTCCATTGTGCGTGATTTCGTTCTCATGCGCAAGCGGGAGGAGGAAATGCGCGACACCAATG AGAAGACCAACAGCCGCGTGCTGTTCTTCAGCATCTTCAGCATGTGCTGCCTGCTCGGCTTGGCGACGTGGCAAGTTCTGTACCTCCGCAGGTACTTCAAAGCCAAAAAACTCATCGAATAG
- the LOC27206430 gene encoding inositol polyphosphate-5-phosphatase A isoform X2, protein MDSAQEDASSTDVFLVTANVGSLFEDPERLLQLWLSEFLAKIAVAQPRFLALHLQEVGGKTYEKSMEYVQEFIRCLCDAPEMGDFTCVHIFMDEDFKSAEHFTALGSLYFVHKNVASLKIWNFLTHSWEESLQDVKDKHIYSGNIETIATKEKSKFPQHFFPECKWSRKGFMRTRWEINGTVIDLVNIHLFHDASNLAACENFPSVYCKTRRRALVHTIERFHLDEQNGTVPFFLFGDFNFRCDTEGVVKELTENLTPHRVQNVKNENDKIHYRNSTGNNVLTVGKKEFSHADHQLKFKEDWLKKFDRELEPLKDVLVEYPIKFVPSYPFEEDPEMPTDYMSTRCPAWCDRILMSPQVNEIIQSDDWTYGMIGEAVCMGDHKPVYLTVRLKPNKGPADPTAISKLPESLANLVNQALNDESLWMEQSVVDDSSASNSSAAKSRYILMKKGTTSPCKEDPDEAGALAAKSDGLDTESAMLLKETTV, encoded by the exons ATGGACTCAGCACAGGAAGACGCGTCCAGCACGGATGTGTTTCTGGTCACGGCGAACGTTGGCAGCCTGTTCGAGGAC CCGGAGAGGCTTCTGCAGCTATGGCTTAGCGAATTTCTCGCCAAGATCGCTGTCGCGCAGCCCCGTTTCCTGGCCCTCCACCTGCAGGAGGTGGGCGGCAAGACCTACGAGAAGTCCATGGAGTACGTGCAGGAGTTCATCAGGTGCCTCTGCGATGCCCCCGAAATGGGCGACTTCACCTGCGTACACATCTTCATGGACGAGGACTTCAAATCGGCCGAGCACTTTACG gcCCTTGGAAGTTTGTACTTTGTGCATAAGAATGTTGCTTCTCTGAAGATCTGGAATTTCCTAACCCACAGCTGGGAAGAAAGTCTTCAAGATGTCAAggataaacatatatattccgGAAATATTGAAACTATTGCCACCAAAGAAAAGTCCAAGTTCCCACAGCACTTCTTTCCGGAG TGTAAATGGTCCCGAAAAGGTTTTATGCGAACCCGATGGGAAATCAATGGCACCGTCATCGATCTAGTCAACATTCACTTATTCCACGATGCATCCAATTTGGCTGCATGCGAAAATTTCCCCTCCGTTTATTGTAAGACGCGCAGAAGAGCTCTAGTTCATACCATTGAAAG GTTCCATTTGGACGAACAGAATGGCACTGTGCCATTTTTCCTCTTtggtgattttaattttagatgTGACACTGAAGGCGTTGTGAAA GAATTAACTGAAAACTTGACCCCTCATCGCGTTCAAAATGTCAAGAATGAGAACGATAAGATCCATTATCGCAACTCAACTGGAAACAACGTACTTACCGTTGGAAAGAAAGAATTTAGTCATGCCGACCATCAACTCAAGTTCAAAGAAGACTGG CTAAAGAAATTTGACAGAGAACTGGAGCCACTTAAAGACGTTCTAGTCGAGTATCCAATTAAGTTCGTTCCCTCGTATCCCTTCGAAGAAGACCCAGAAATGCCCACCGACTATATGTCTACGCGCTGTCCAGCCTGGTGCGACCGGATTCTGATGAGTCCCCAAGTCAACGAGATTATACAGAGCGATGATTGGACATATGGCATGATTGGAGAAGCTGTCTGCATGGGCGACCACAAG CCTGTTTACTTAACTGTCCGTCTTAAACCAAACAAAG GCCCTGCGGATCCCACAGCTATATCGAAGCTACCGGAGAGCTTGGCGAACCTTGTGAATCAGGCGCTAAACGACGAAAGCCTGTGGATGGAGCAGTCCGTGGTGGACGATTCGAGTGCATCGAACAGCTCCGCGGCCAAGTCGCGCTATATCTTGATGAAGAAGGGAACCACAAGTCCGTGCAAGGAAGACCCCGACGAGGCAGGCGCTTTGGCCGCCAAGAGCGACGGACTGGATACCGAGAGTGCAATGCTGCTGAAGGAAACAACCGTCTAG
- the LOC27206430 gene encoding inositol polyphosphate-5-phosphatase A isoform X3, with protein MDSAQEDASSTDVFLVTANVGSLFEDPERLLQLWLSEFLAKIAVAQPRFLALHLQEVGGKTYEKSMEYVQEFIRCLCDAPEMGDFTCVHIFMDEDFKSAEHFTALGSLYFVHKNVASLKIWNFLTHSWEESLQDVKDKHIYSGNIETIATKEKSKFPQHFFPECKWSRKGFMRTRWEINGTVIDLVNIHLFHDASNLAACENFPSVYCKTRRRALVHTIERFHLDEQNGTVPFFLFGDFNFRCDTEGVVKELTENLTPHRVQNVKNENDKIHYRNSTGNNVLTVGKKEFSHADHQLKFKEDWLKKFDRELEPLKDVLVEYPIKFVPSYPFEEDPEMPTDYMSTRCPAWCDRILMSPQVNEIIQSDDWTYGMIGEAVCMGDHKALRIPQLYRSYRRAWRTL; from the exons ATGGACTCAGCACAGGAAGACGCGTCCAGCACGGATGTGTTTCTGGTCACGGCGAACGTTGGCAGCCTGTTCGAGGAC CCGGAGAGGCTTCTGCAGCTATGGCTTAGCGAATTTCTCGCCAAGATCGCTGTCGCGCAGCCCCGTTTCCTGGCCCTCCACCTGCAGGAGGTGGGCGGCAAGACCTACGAGAAGTCCATGGAGTACGTGCAGGAGTTCATCAGGTGCCTCTGCGATGCCCCCGAAATGGGCGACTTCACCTGCGTACACATCTTCATGGACGAGGACTTCAAATCGGCCGAGCACTTTACG gcCCTTGGAAGTTTGTACTTTGTGCATAAGAATGTTGCTTCTCTGAAGATCTGGAATTTCCTAACCCACAGCTGGGAAGAAAGTCTTCAAGATGTCAAggataaacatatatattccgGAAATATTGAAACTATTGCCACCAAAGAAAAGTCCAAGTTCCCACAGCACTTCTTTCCGGAG TGTAAATGGTCCCGAAAAGGTTTTATGCGAACCCGATGGGAAATCAATGGCACCGTCATCGATCTAGTCAACATTCACTTATTCCACGATGCATCCAATTTGGCTGCATGCGAAAATTTCCCCTCCGTTTATTGTAAGACGCGCAGAAGAGCTCTAGTTCATACCATTGAAAG GTTCCATTTGGACGAACAGAATGGCACTGTGCCATTTTTCCTCTTtggtgattttaattttagatgTGACACTGAAGGCGTTGTGAAA GAATTAACTGAAAACTTGACCCCTCATCGCGTTCAAAATGTCAAGAATGAGAACGATAAGATCCATTATCGCAACTCAACTGGAAACAACGTACTTACCGTTGGAAAGAAAGAATTTAGTCATGCCGACCATCAACTCAAGTTCAAAGAAGACTGG CTAAAGAAATTTGACAGAGAACTGGAGCCACTTAAAGACGTTCTAGTCGAGTATCCAATTAAGTTCGTTCCCTCGTATCCCTTCGAAGAAGACCCAGAAATGCCCACCGACTATATGTCTACGCGCTGTCCAGCCTGGTGCGACCGGATTCTGATGAGTCCCCAAGTCAACGAGATTATACAGAGCGATGATTGGACATATGGCATGATTGGAGAAGCTGTCTGCATGGGCGACCACAAG GCCCTGCGGATCCCACAGCTATATCGAAGCTACCGGAGAGCTTGGCGAACCTTGTGA
- the LOC27206430 gene encoding inositol polyphosphate-5-phosphatase A isoform X1, whose amino-acid sequence MDSAQEDASSTDVFLVTANVGSLFEDPERLLQLWLSEFLAKIAVAQPRFLALHLQEVGGKTYEKSMEYVQEFIRCLCDAPEMGDFTCVHIFMDEDFKSAEHFTALGSLYFVHKNVASLKIWNFLTHSWEESLQDVKDKHIYSGNIETIATKEKSKFPQHFFPECKWSRKGFMRTRWEINGTVIDLVNIHLFHDASNLAACENFPSVYCKTRRRALVHTIERFHLDEQNGTVPFFLFGDFNFRCDTEGVVKELTENLTPHRVQNVKNENDKIHYRNSTGNNVLTVGKKEFSHADHQLKFKEDWLKKFDRELEPLKDVLVEYPIKFVPSYPFEEDPEMPTDYMSTRCPAWCDRILMSPQVNEIIQSDDWTYGMIGEAVCMGDHKPVYLTVRLKPNKGTYRSCDCNYTNTYAKPNNISTSPLPAVKLKYCPYSNKLFEDIATSSKLIVDTEARNMYNSLKISQDAEASRTTSSNFPNISINIIDSDNICMCLCAHLSSNSLLQFDDCNRTGEAICPMCRNIIKRQPVAHRYKLLSKRLMISQDIIINRIDTQHLSTDSERQYEDPYTPESTESHSPYPEVTSSCTSTSSSSRSPFERRLATDRLATESKAGDSDISPCPEVRDLVAEKPARGTVTPGQLKSRLETLKRLSIKDEAQDEGEDAVDESGAGGDVEHVGAVCPPNAAPMRPKRRSKVIPMCCTIN is encoded by the exons ATGGACTCAGCACAGGAAGACGCGTCCAGCACGGATGTGTTTCTGGTCACGGCGAACGTTGGCAGCCTGTTCGAGGAC CCGGAGAGGCTTCTGCAGCTATGGCTTAGCGAATTTCTCGCCAAGATCGCTGTCGCGCAGCCCCGTTTCCTGGCCCTCCACCTGCAGGAGGTGGGCGGCAAGACCTACGAGAAGTCCATGGAGTACGTGCAGGAGTTCATCAGGTGCCTCTGCGATGCCCCCGAAATGGGCGACTTCACCTGCGTACACATCTTCATGGACGAGGACTTCAAATCGGCCGAGCACTTTACG gcCCTTGGAAGTTTGTACTTTGTGCATAAGAATGTTGCTTCTCTGAAGATCTGGAATTTCCTAACCCACAGCTGGGAAGAAAGTCTTCAAGATGTCAAggataaacatatatattccgGAAATATTGAAACTATTGCCACCAAAGAAAAGTCCAAGTTCCCACAGCACTTCTTTCCGGAG TGTAAATGGTCCCGAAAAGGTTTTATGCGAACCCGATGGGAAATCAATGGCACCGTCATCGATCTAGTCAACATTCACTTATTCCACGATGCATCCAATTTGGCTGCATGCGAAAATTTCCCCTCCGTTTATTGTAAGACGCGCAGAAGAGCTCTAGTTCATACCATTGAAAG GTTCCATTTGGACGAACAGAATGGCACTGTGCCATTTTTCCTCTTtggtgattttaattttagatgTGACACTGAAGGCGTTGTGAAA GAATTAACTGAAAACTTGACCCCTCATCGCGTTCAAAATGTCAAGAATGAGAACGATAAGATCCATTATCGCAACTCAACTGGAAACAACGTACTTACCGTTGGAAAGAAAGAATTTAGTCATGCCGACCATCAACTCAAGTTCAAAGAAGACTGG CTAAAGAAATTTGACAGAGAACTGGAGCCACTTAAAGACGTTCTAGTCGAGTATCCAATTAAGTTCGTTCCCTCGTATCCCTTCGAAGAAGACCCAGAAATGCCCACCGACTATATGTCTACGCGCTGTCCAGCCTGGTGCGACCGGATTCTGATGAGTCCCCAAGTCAACGAGATTATACAGAGCGATGATTGGACATATGGCATGATTGGAGAAGCTGTCTGCATGGGCGACCACAAG CCTGTTTACTTAACTGTCCGTCTTAAACCAAACAAAGGTACTTATAGATCTTGTGATTGCAACTACACGAATACTTACGCCAAGCCCAACAATATCTCAACATCACCACTGCCCGCAGTCAAACTGAAATACTGTCCCTACTCAAATAAGCTCTTTGAGGATATAGCGACCAGTTCAAAGTTGATCGTTGACACGGAAGCTCGCAACATGTACAATTCCCTTAAAATTAGCCAAGACGCGGAGGCGAGCAGAACGACTTCCTCGAACTTCCCGAATATTAGTATTAACATAATCGATTCCGACAATATCTGCATGTGCCTGTGCGCACACCTTTCTAGCAATAGTCTGCTGCAGTTCGACGACTGCAACCGAACTGGCGAGGCCATTTGCCCCATGTGCCGGAACATAATCAAGAGGCAGCCAGTGGCGCATCGCTATAAGCTGCTGTCCAAGCGCCTGATGATATCGCAGGATATCATAATTAACCGAATAGACACACAGCATCTGAGTACGGACTCGGAGCGACAGTACGAGGATCCGTACACCCCGGAGAGCACCGAGTCACATTCGCCCTATCCGGAGGTCACTAGCTCCTGCACCTCCACCTCGAGCAGTTCGCGCAGTCCCTTCGAACGCAGACTAGCGACGGACAGGCTGGCGACAGAGAGCAAAGCTGGCGATTCGGATATATCGCCCTGTCCCGAGGTGCGAGATCTCGTAGCGGAGAAGCCCGCCAGAGGCACTGTGACGCCTGGTCAACTGAAATCACGGCTAGAGACTTTGAAGCGCTTATCCATCAAAGACGAAGCCCAGGATGAGGGCGAGGACGCGGTTGATGAGTCGGGGGCGGGTGGTGATGTTGAACATGTTGGCGCTGTTTGCCCCCCAAACGCTGCTCCAATGCGCCCAAAACGCCGCTCTAAAGTTATTCCTATGTGTTGTACTATCAACTAA
- the LOC27206430 gene encoding inositol polyphosphate-5-phosphatase A isoform X4 — translation MDSAQEDASSTDVFLVTANVGSLFEDPERLLQLWLSEFLAKIAVAQPRFLALHLQEVGGKTYEKSMEYVQEFIRCLCDAPEMGDFTCVHIFMDEDFKSAEHFTALGSLYFVHKNVASLKIWNFLTHSWEESLQDVKDKHIYSGNIETIATKEKSKFPQHFFPECKWSRKGFMRTRWEINGTVIDLVNIHLFHDASNLAACENFPSVYCKTRRRALVHTIERFHLDEQNGTVPFFLFGDFNFRCDTEGVVKELTENLTPHRVQNVKNENDKIHYRNSTGNNVLTVGKKEFSHADHQLKFKEDWLKKFDRELEPLKDVLVEYPIKFVPSYPFEEDPEMPTDYMSTRCPAWCDRILMSPQVNEIIQSDDWTYGMIGEAVCMGDHKMNLQGYLRASVYRSKFE, via the exons ATGGACTCAGCACAGGAAGACGCGTCCAGCACGGATGTGTTTCTGGTCACGGCGAACGTTGGCAGCCTGTTCGAGGAC CCGGAGAGGCTTCTGCAGCTATGGCTTAGCGAATTTCTCGCCAAGATCGCTGTCGCGCAGCCCCGTTTCCTGGCCCTCCACCTGCAGGAGGTGGGCGGCAAGACCTACGAGAAGTCCATGGAGTACGTGCAGGAGTTCATCAGGTGCCTCTGCGATGCCCCCGAAATGGGCGACTTCACCTGCGTACACATCTTCATGGACGAGGACTTCAAATCGGCCGAGCACTTTACG gcCCTTGGAAGTTTGTACTTTGTGCATAAGAATGTTGCTTCTCTGAAGATCTGGAATTTCCTAACCCACAGCTGGGAAGAAAGTCTTCAAGATGTCAAggataaacatatatattccgGAAATATTGAAACTATTGCCACCAAAGAAAAGTCCAAGTTCCCACAGCACTTCTTTCCGGAG TGTAAATGGTCCCGAAAAGGTTTTATGCGAACCCGATGGGAAATCAATGGCACCGTCATCGATCTAGTCAACATTCACTTATTCCACGATGCATCCAATTTGGCTGCATGCGAAAATTTCCCCTCCGTTTATTGTAAGACGCGCAGAAGAGCTCTAGTTCATACCATTGAAAG GTTCCATTTGGACGAACAGAATGGCACTGTGCCATTTTTCCTCTTtggtgattttaattttagatgTGACACTGAAGGCGTTGTGAAA GAATTAACTGAAAACTTGACCCCTCATCGCGTTCAAAATGTCAAGAATGAGAACGATAAGATCCATTATCGCAACTCAACTGGAAACAACGTACTTACCGTTGGAAAGAAAGAATTTAGTCATGCCGACCATCAACTCAAGTTCAAAGAAGACTGG CTAAAGAAATTTGACAGAGAACTGGAGCCACTTAAAGACGTTCTAGTCGAGTATCCAATTAAGTTCGTTCCCTCGTATCCCTTCGAAGAAGACCCAGAAATGCCCACCGACTATATGTCTACGCGCTGTCCAGCCTGGTGCGACCGGATTCTGATGAGTCCCCAAGTCAACGAGATTATACAGAGCGATGATTGGACATATGGCATGATTGGAGAAGCTGTCTGCATGGGCGACCACAAG ATGAATCTGCAAGGATATTTAAGAGCTTCGGTTTATCGAAGTAAGTTTGAATAA
- the LOC6729521 gene encoding protein TRACHEARY ELEMENT DIFFERENTIATION-RELATED 7 isoform X2 — translation MVGMTKFFLSNGNDSGGYSYSSPPSNSYLPPATPAPEYLPPPNNGYQYNPPPNNNYLPPPNNNYLPPPPEYGPPAGYPSYGPPPPPFYKPAPFIPYHSHDSLLEKLKSKINLYTLGKILLKLLIFKKIVKFIGLIFLLLVLPKLKNIFKDDMMSGSGESDGMESKLVETDKDKLAQQIENLYDFVINSIENFEGRSS, via the exons ATGGTCGGCATGACTAAATTCTTTCTTTCCAACG GCAACGATAGTGGGGgctacagctacagctccCCGCCGAGCAACAGCTACTTGCCTCCAGCCACTCCTGCTCCGGAGTACCTGCCTCCGCCGAACAATGGATACCAGTACAATCCGCCGCCGAACAACAACTACCTGCCACCGCCTAACAACAACTAtctgcctcctcctcctgaaTATGGACCTCCAGCTGGCTATCCTTCCTAtgggccaccgcctcctccgttTTACAAGCCAGCTCCGTTCATTCCCTACCACTCGCACGACTCCCTTCTGGAAAAGCTTAAGTCCAAGATCAATCTGTATACGCTCGGAAAGATATTGCTCAAGCTGTTGATATTCAAGAAAATCGTCAAGTTCATCGGCCTGATTTTCTTGCTCTTGGTTCTGCCGAAgctgaaaaacatttttaaggaTGACATGATGTCTGGATCTGGTGAGAGCGATGGAATGGAGAGCAAACTTGTAGAGACAGATAAGG ATAAACTAGcccaacaaattgaaaacctCTATGATTTTGTAATTAACTCTATAGAAAATTTTGAAGGAAGAAGTTCGTAG
- the LOC6729521 gene encoding uncharacterized protein LOC6729521 isoform X1 — MRTEYLVVLIICTSCICACAGDSYSGDIQSSNSLDFGNDSGGYSYSSPPSNSYLPPATPAPEYLPPPNNGYQYNPPPNNNYLPPPNNNYLPPPPEYGPPAGYPSYGPPPPPFYKPAPFIPYHSHDSLLEKLKSKINLYTLGKILLKLLIFKKIVKFIGLIFLLLVLPKLKNIFKDDMMSGSGESDGMESKLVETDKDKLAQQIENLYDFVINSIENFEGRSS, encoded by the exons ATGCGTACCGAATACCTGGTCGTTCTGATTATATGCACTTCCTGCATCTGCGCTTGTGCTGGAGATAGCTATTCCGGGGATATCCAAAGCTCGAACTCATTGGATTTCG GCAACGATAGTGGGGgctacagctacagctccCCGCCGAGCAACAGCTACTTGCCTCCAGCCACTCCTGCTCCGGAGTACCTGCCTCCGCCGAACAATGGATACCAGTACAATCCGCCGCCGAACAACAACTACCTGCCACCGCCTAACAACAACTAtctgcctcctcctcctgaaTATGGACCTCCAGCTGGCTATCCTTCCTAtgggccaccgcctcctccgttTTACAAGCCAGCTCCGTTCATTCCCTACCACTCGCACGACTCCCTTCTGGAAAAGCTTAAGTCCAAGATCAATCTGTATACGCTCGGAAAGATATTGCTCAAGCTGTTGATATTCAAGAAAATCGTCAAGTTCATCGGCCTGATTTTCTTGCTCTTGGTTCTGCCGAAgctgaaaaacatttttaaggaTGACATGATGTCTGGATCTGGTGAGAGCGATGGAATGGAGAGCAAACTTGTAGAGACAGATAAGG ATAAACTAGcccaacaaattgaaaacctCTATGATTTTGTAATTAACTCTATAGAAAATTTTGAAGGAAGAAGTTCGTAG
- the LOC6729522 gene encoding thioredoxin domain-containing protein isoform X1 — MLHLVSVVIIALGLGCAAGQDLRRVDDTELIQLLTGSSNVVVLFNKNNCQRCVEYENMVTKIRDQLEETLSAIVVQSVDSNLVSIYDPSKEPALVFFRRGIPILYHGEINDDEILDFFNDNLEPAVKELSDDNFEHLTQASSGATTGDWFIFFSSAECTVCQRLYAVWESVGGKLKRKLNIARMNSLESGISTAKRLGVLEAPAFIFLRQGKMYKYSAKQYSPEAFVQFAEKGYTQSHPQPVPAIPSAVNEFLGPLQSYFAAENITSLATLGIFALVALLFVGKKVAKIFSSEPAKKKNKSK; from the exons ATGCTGCACTTAGTATCGGTTGTTATTATAGCCCTGGGTCTGGGCTGTGCTGCAGGCCAGGATTTGCGGCGTGTGGACGATACGGAGTTGATTCAACTCCTGACCGGCAGCAGCAATGTGGTTGTCCTATTCA ACAAAAACAATTGCCAGCGCTGCGTGGAATATGAGAACATGGTGACCAAGATACGTGACCAGCTGGAGGAGACCTTGTCGGCCATTGTGGTCCAGTCGGTAGACAGCAACCTGGTGTCCATCTACGACCCCAGCAAGGAGCCAGCTCTGGTGTTCTTTAGGCGAGGAATACCCATTCTCTACCACGGCGAGATCAACGATGACGAAATCCTAGACTTCTTCAATGACAACTTGGAGCCAGCGGTCAAAGAGCTTTCTGACGACAACTTCGAGCACCTGACTCAAGCCTCGTCGGGTGCCACTACCGGGGACTGGTTTATCTTCTT CTCTTCGGCCGAGTGTACCGTCTGTCAGCGGCTCTATGCCGTTTGGGAATCCGTGGGCGGAAAGCTGAAGCGAAAGCTGAATATTGCCCGCATGAACAGCTTGGAGTCTGGAATCTCAACTGCTAAGCGACTGGGAGTATTGGAAGCACcggcttttatttt CTTGAGGCAAGGAAAGATGTACAAATACTCGGCCAAGCAATACAGTCCCGAGGCCTTTGTCCAGTTTGCTGAGAAAGGATATACCCAGAGCCATCCTCAACCAGTGCCCGCAATCCCCAGTGCCGT AAACGAATTTTTGGGCCCACTGCAGAGTTATTTTGCAGCTGAAAACATAACATCGCTGGCGACTTTGGGTATTTTCGCATTGGTTGCTCTCTTATTTGTTGGCAAAAAGGTGGCCAAAATATTCAGTTCAGAGCcggcgaaaaagaaaaataagtcgaaataa
- the LOC6729522 gene encoding uncharacterized protein LOC6729522 isoform X2: MLHLVSVVIIALGLGCAAGQDLRRVDDTELIQLLTGSSNVVVLFNKNNCQRCVEYENMVTKIRDQLEETLSAIVVQSVDSNLVSIYDPSKEPALVFFRRGIPILYHGEINDDEILDFFNDNLEPAVKELSDDNFEHLTQASSGATTGDWFIFFSSAECTVCQRLYAVWESVGGKLKRKLNIARMNSLESGISTAKRLGVLEAPAFIFLRQGKMYKYSAKQYSPEAFVQFAEKGYTQSHPQPVPAIPSAVDL; encoded by the exons ATGCTGCACTTAGTATCGGTTGTTATTATAGCCCTGGGTCTGGGCTGTGCTGCAGGCCAGGATTTGCGGCGTGTGGACGATACGGAGTTGATTCAACTCCTGACCGGCAGCAGCAATGTGGTTGTCCTATTCA ACAAAAACAATTGCCAGCGCTGCGTGGAATATGAGAACATGGTGACCAAGATACGTGACCAGCTGGAGGAGACCTTGTCGGCCATTGTGGTCCAGTCGGTAGACAGCAACCTGGTGTCCATCTACGACCCCAGCAAGGAGCCAGCTCTGGTGTTCTTTAGGCGAGGAATACCCATTCTCTACCACGGCGAGATCAACGATGACGAAATCCTAGACTTCTTCAATGACAACTTGGAGCCAGCGGTCAAAGAGCTTTCTGACGACAACTTCGAGCACCTGACTCAAGCCTCGTCGGGTGCCACTACCGGGGACTGGTTTATCTTCTT CTCTTCGGCCGAGTGTACCGTCTGTCAGCGGCTCTATGCCGTTTGGGAATCCGTGGGCGGAAAGCTGAAGCGAAAGCTGAATATTGCCCGCATGAACAGCTTGGAGTCTGGAATCTCAACTGCTAAGCGACTGGGAGTATTGGAAGCACcggcttttatttt CTTGAGGCAAGGAAAGATGTACAAATACTCGGCCAAGCAATACAGTCCCGAGGCCTTTGTCCAGTTTGCTGAGAAAGGATATACCCAGAGCCATCCTCAACCAGTGCCCGCAATCCCCAGTGCCGT GGATTTGTGA
- the LOC6729523 gene encoding uncharacterized protein LOC6729523 isoform X1, with translation MRLVRSKCCQRDVSVTDYLNTPHPHQHQHHPSSTDVQHTKNIFTRYWDDHIRMKESSEGKSRAKASSAAASASATPSSSSAPAKQTQSVTFVRTSNAPAVCDANGNGNGSSIQTEWTFPPKAPTPHIYNCLSPDMMASSDKSSFKGFRKQFSGRFKRLVTRKVEHTPVIPPELKPQLKTIYVY, from the exons ATGCGTCTTGTCCGCAGTAAATGTTGTCAACGTGATGTTTCTGTAACCGACTATCTGAACACCCCGCATccgcaccagcaccagcaccatcCATCGTCCACCGACGTCCAGCACACCAAAAACATATTCACACGCTACTGGGACGACCACATAAGAATGAAGGAATCGAGCGAGGGCAAGTCGAGGGCCAAGGCCTCATCCGCtgccgcatccgcatccgccaCACCATCGTCATCTTCAGCACCTGCCAAACAAACCCAGAGCGTTACGTTCGTGAGGACCAGTAATGCACCAGCTGTTTGTGACGCCaacgggaacgggaatggGAGCTCCATCCAAACGGAGTGGACATTCCCCCCAAAGGCGCCCACACCGCACATCTACAATTGCCTGAGTCCG GACATGATGGCCTCAAGTGATAAGAGCAGCTTTAAGGGATTTCGCAAGCAATTCAGTGGACGGTTCAAGCGCCTAGTTACTCGAAAAGTGGAACACACTCCAGTGATACCTCCAGAATTGAAGCCGCAACTGAAAACAATATACGTTTACTAA
- the LOC6729523 gene encoding uncharacterized protein LOC6729523 isoform X2, giving the protein MKESSEGKSRAKASSAAASASATPSSSSAPAKQTQSVTFVRTSNAPAVCDANGNGNGSSIQTEWTFPPKAPTPHIYNCLSPDMMASSDKSSFKGFRKQFSGRFKRLVTRKVEHTPVIPPELKPQLKTIYVY; this is encoded by the exons ATGAAGGAATCGAGCGAGGGCAAGTCGAGGGCCAAGGCCTCATCCGCtgccgcatccgcatccgccaCACCATCGTCATCTTCAGCACCTGCCAAACAAACCCAGAGCGTTACGTTCGTGAGGACCAGTAATGCACCAGCTGTTTGTGACGCCaacgggaacgggaatggGAGCTCCATCCAAACGGAGTGGACATTCCCCCCAAAGGCGCCCACACCGCACATCTACAATTGCCTGAGTCCG GACATGATGGCCTCAAGTGATAAGAGCAGCTTTAAGGGATTTCGCAAGCAATTCAGTGGACGGTTCAAGCGCCTAGTTACTCGAAAAGTGGAACACACTCCAGTGATACCTCCAGAATTGAAGCCGCAACTGAAAACAATATACGTTTACTAA